The Caenorhabditis elegans chromosome II genome has a segment encoding these proteins:
- the ufd-2 gene encoding Ubiquitin conjugation factor E4 ufd-2 (Confirmed by transcript evidence) has protein sequence MIEDEKAGLQPMDISDASVADVESKDFLTSLFDCEGKSDDRMLRYADAIIDVQNLNFDVSPQCLQSNIAEIITKFVLLSQDGSRRGLSRSFNFIDPDIIAGCREEDAIEFLLINFVRCHHELGKSGTSNCYKKTLESTRKAVFSVFVMIQRGYLESQLRSQHASLVFTKRLLEDTVSNVFLRTLVEYLASTDECDEDAITETFNPIFGILRSGIICQRFEDNKDEIVRQILRVMNLLLSIRLPSNGPRPLSNLLVNREDFLPTPSEKIQGREFGLMSFLGPFFSYGLESSARRPNHRVFVDCEEDARKYDGSVNTEQKLYFQRMDPIRTMLHQLMLPLASDQGSRNKTLRWIATIISTNDIRTRSHYDPSDVLCDHYMTNFLSVMYMFSEKIDLSKIIVDYPFLPSSLINISKETRLKMDESGAVAFASQFADRPDEYHFSTVCFFLTIAAQRLVIPPLMNQISEYSRHLKELKHKINALKEKLNTVSGFERAEVEKKLNYETEHWKLMSRHLLCVKTQAQDPALMASSMDFVDKQMKFILNLLCDNLDLLGDDSQLPTEVSQMFCALPEYFLEDALDFYIFAISNGMKLLMERNADWISRLTVLFTQYHYIKSPFLVSKLVRVLSSIQPPLWFNVVRLRMAQENLLMCMIKFYSDFEDNGDFYEKFNVRGNIQYMLEKMEEDMFYKGKFMDMARECGAEFIRFVNMVINDATWCIDESLSGLKSIHDVEKKMANKVEWDNTDQEIRNQDLGVYEEAKRKVKGWLGTAKSNLKLLLSITVNSPEPFRTPVLGERLAAMLNHNLSQLIGSKASELKVKDPRSYGWEPREFVSLLISIYLKLNMPAFVKYIAYDERTYSPEFFHNAIECMRKNSIVGFSQLESFEHLAEDVKKEYEAKAELEEEYDDVPEEFKDPIMDAIMVDPVKLPSGHVMDRAVIERHLLSTPNNPFNRAPLSHNELSPDSELKAKIQEWICQKRNSKK, from the exons ATGATTGAAGACGAGAAAGCAGGCTTGCAGCCGATGGACATAAGTGATGCTTCTGTG GCAGATGTTGAAAGCAAAGACTTCCTCACAAGTCTCTTTGACTGTGAAGGTAAATCAGATGACAGAATGCTTCGTTACGCCGATGCGATAATCGATgttcaaaatctgaattttgatGTTTCTCCTCAGTGTCTGCAATCGAACATTGCCGAAATAATCACAAAGTTTGTACTTTTATCTCAAGATGGATCAAGAAGGGGGCTGTCAAGATCGTTCAATTTCATCGACCCTGATATCATTGCTGGATGTCGTGAAGAAGACGCCATCGAGTTTCTCTTAATCAATTTTGTTCGTTGCCATCATGAGCTTGGAAAG agcggTACTTCAAATTGCTACAAGAAAACTCTCGAATCTACCAGGAAAGcagttttctcagtttttgtgATGATACAGAGAGGCTACTTGGAGAGCCAACTTCGCAGCCAACATGCTAGTTTGGTGTTCACAAAAAGACTTCTGGAGGATACGGtgtcaaatgtttttctaagAACATTGGTTGAATACCTTGCAAGTACAGATGAATGCGATGAAGACGCTATTACAGAAACATTTAATCCAATTTTCGGGATTTTGCGGAGCGGAATTATTTGTCAACGCTTTGAAGACAATAAGGACGAAATTGTTCGTCAGATCCTTCGTGTGATGAACTTGCTTCTCAGTATCAGACTCCCTTCAAACGGACCTCGCCCACTGAGTAACCTACTTGTTAATCGAGAAGATTTTCTCCCAACGCCGTCCGAAAAAATACAAGGACGCGAGTTTGGTTTAATGTCCTTCCTAGGACCGTTCTTTTCGTACGGCCTCGAATCATCAGCAAGGCGTCCAAATCATCGAGTTTTTGTGGATTGTGAAGAAGATGCAAGAAAATATGATGGATCAGTCAACACTGAGCAGAAACTGTATTTCCAAAGAATGGATCCAATTCGAACTATGCTTCATCAATTGATGCTTCCGCTTGCTTCGGATCAAGGAAGTCGCAACAAAACTCTAAGATGGATTGCCACCATCATAAGCACCAATGACATTCGCACTCGTTCACATTATGATCCTTCAGATGTCTTGTGTGATCATTatatgacaaattttttgtccgTGATGTACATGTTTTCCGAGAAAATCGACTTGTCCAAAATTATCGTAGATTATCCGTTTTTACCGAGTTCGCTTATAAATATTTCCAAGGAGACTCGTCTCAAAATGGACGAATCAGGAGCAGTCGCTTTTGCTAGCCAATTCG cAGATCGTCCAGATGAATATCATTTCTCTACAGTCTGCTTCTTCCTGACAATTGCAGCACAGAGGCTCGTTATTCCTCCATTGATGAATCAAATAAGTGAATACTCTCGACACCTTAAGGAGCTCAAGCATAAGATCAATGCGCTCAAAGAAAAACTAAATACTGTGTCAGGATTCGAGAGAGCTGAGGTGGAAAAGAAGTTGAACTATGAGACTGAACACTGGAAGCTCATGTCTCGTCATCTTTTATGTGTTAAGACACAAGCTCAAGATCCTGCATTAATGGCATCTTCTATGGATTTTGTCGATAAGCAGatgaaattcattttgaatttgctTTGTGATAACTTGGATTTGCTCGGAGACGACAGTCAACTTCCAACTGAAGTATCACAAATGTTTTGTGCGCTCCCAGAATATTTTCTAGAGGATGCTCTCGATTTTTACATATTCGCTATTTCCAATGGAATGAAACTGCTCATGGAGAGAAATGCGGATTGGATTTCCCGTCTGACGGTCCTTTTCACACAATATCACTACATCAAAAGCCCATTTCTCGTTTCCAAACTGGTGAGAGTGCTGTCTTCTATTCAACCTCCATTATGGTTCAACGTGGTCAGACTTCGAATGGCacaagaaaatttattgatgtGCATGATAAAGTTCTACTCGGATTTCGAAGACAATGGTGACTTTTATGAAAAGTTTAACGTTCGTGGAAATATCCAGTAcatgttggaaaaaatggaggaAGATATGTTCTACAAAGGAAAGTTTATGGACATGGCAAGAGAATGCGGAGCAGAGTTCATTCGGTTTGTCAATATGGTGATTAACGATGCAACATGGTGTATAGATGAGAGCTTGTCTGGTTTGAAGAGTATCCATGATGTTGAGAAAAAGATGGCGAA caaagtCGAATGGGACAACACAGATCAAGAAATCCGTAATCAGGATCTCGGCGTGTACGAGGAGGCAAAACGTAAAGTGAAGGGATGGCTTGGAACAGCCAAAAGTAATCTTAAATTGCTACTATCGATTACCGTAAACTCACCCGAACCTTTCCGTACTCCGGTTCTCGGCGAAAGACTTGCTGCAATGTTGAATCACAATTTATCGCAACTCATTGGTAGCAAGGCCTCCGAGTTGAAAGTCAAGGATCCAAGAAGTTATGGATGGGAACCACGGGAGTTTGTATCGTTGCTGATCTCAATCTATTTAAAGCTGAATATGCCTGCATTTGTTAAATACATAGCATACGACGAG cgtACCTACAGTCCTGAATTCTTCCATAATGCGATTGAATGCATGAGAAAGAATAGTATTGTTGGATTCAGTCAACTCGAAAGTTTCGAACATTTGGCCGAAGATGTTAAAAAAGAGTATGAGGCAAAAGCTGAGCTTGAAGAAGAGTATGATGATGTACCAGAAGAGTTCAAGGATCCTATTATGGATGCAATTATGGTTGATCCTGTCAAATTGCCATCAGGACACGTGATGGATCGTGCAGTCATCGAGAGGCATCTTCTCAGTACACCCAATAATCCGTTTAATCGTGCTCCCTTGTCGCACAATGAGCTTTCTCCCGATTCTGAGTTGAAGGCAAAGATTCAGGAATGGATTTGCcagaaaagaaattcaaagaaataa
- the ufd-2 gene encoding Ubiquitin conjugation factor E4 ufd-2 (Confirmed by transcript evidence): protein MIEDEKAGLQPMDISDASVFFFQADVESKDFLTSLFDCEGKSDDRMLRYADAIIDVQNLNFDVSPQCLQSNIAEIITKFVLLSQDGSRRGLSRSFNFIDPDIIAGCREEDAIEFLLINFVRCHHELGKSGTSNCYKKTLESTRKAVFSVFVMIQRGYLESQLRSQHASLVFTKRLLEDTVSNVFLRTLVEYLASTDECDEDAITETFNPIFGILRSGIICQRFEDNKDEIVRQILRVMNLLLSIRLPSNGPRPLSNLLVNREDFLPTPSEKIQGREFGLMSFLGPFFSYGLESSARRPNHRVFVDCEEDARKYDGSVNTEQKLYFQRMDPIRTMLHQLMLPLASDQGSRNKTLRWIATIISTNDIRTRSHYDPSDVLCDHYMTNFLSVMYMFSEKIDLSKIIVDYPFLPSSLINISKETRLKMDESGAVAFASQFADRPDEYHFSTVCFFLTIAAQRLVIPPLMNQISEYSRHLKELKHKINALKEKLNTVSGFERAEVEKKLNYETEHWKLMSRHLLCVKTQAQDPALMASSMDFVDKQMKFILNLLCDNLDLLGDDSQLPTEVSQMFCALPEYFLEDALDFYIFAISNGMKLLMERNADWISRLTVLFTQYHYIKSPFLVSKLVRVLSSIQPPLWFNVVRLRMAQENLLMCMIKFYSDFEDNGDFYEKFNVRGNIQYMLEKMEEDMFYKGKFMDMARECGAEFIRFVNMVINDATWCIDESLSGLKSIHDVEKKMANKVEWDNTDQEIRNQDLGVYEEAKRKVKGWLGTAKSNLKLLLSITVNSPEPFRTPVLGERLAAMLNHNLSQLIGSKASELKVKDPRSYGWEPREFVSLLISIYLKLNMPAFVKYIAYDERTYSPEFFHNAIECMRKNSIVGFSQLESFEHLAEDVKKEYEAKAELEEEYDDVPEEFKDPIMDAIMVDPVKLPSGHVMDRAVIERHLLSTPNNPFNRAPLSHNELSPDSELKAKIQEWICQKRNSKK, encoded by the exons ATGATTGAAGACGAGAAAGCAGGCTTGCAGCCGATGGACATAAGTGATGCTTCTGTG TTCTTTTTTCAGGCAGATGTTGAAAGCAAAGACTTCCTCACAAGTCTCTTTGACTGTGAAGGTAAATCAGATGACAGAATGCTTCGTTACGCCGATGCGATAATCGATgttcaaaatctgaattttgatGTTTCTCCTCAGTGTCTGCAATCGAACATTGCCGAAATAATCACAAAGTTTGTACTTTTATCTCAAGATGGATCAAGAAGGGGGCTGTCAAGATCGTTCAATTTCATCGACCCTGATATCATTGCTGGATGTCGTGAAGAAGACGCCATCGAGTTTCTCTTAATCAATTTTGTTCGTTGCCATCATGAGCTTGGAAAG agcggTACTTCAAATTGCTACAAGAAAACTCTCGAATCTACCAGGAAAGcagttttctcagtttttgtgATGATACAGAGAGGCTACTTGGAGAGCCAACTTCGCAGCCAACATGCTAGTTTGGTGTTCACAAAAAGACTTCTGGAGGATACGGtgtcaaatgtttttctaagAACATTGGTTGAATACCTTGCAAGTACAGATGAATGCGATGAAGACGCTATTACAGAAACATTTAATCCAATTTTCGGGATTTTGCGGAGCGGAATTATTTGTCAACGCTTTGAAGACAATAAGGACGAAATTGTTCGTCAGATCCTTCGTGTGATGAACTTGCTTCTCAGTATCAGACTCCCTTCAAACGGACCTCGCCCACTGAGTAACCTACTTGTTAATCGAGAAGATTTTCTCCCAACGCCGTCCGAAAAAATACAAGGACGCGAGTTTGGTTTAATGTCCTTCCTAGGACCGTTCTTTTCGTACGGCCTCGAATCATCAGCAAGGCGTCCAAATCATCGAGTTTTTGTGGATTGTGAAGAAGATGCAAGAAAATATGATGGATCAGTCAACACTGAGCAGAAACTGTATTTCCAAAGAATGGATCCAATTCGAACTATGCTTCATCAATTGATGCTTCCGCTTGCTTCGGATCAAGGAAGTCGCAACAAAACTCTAAGATGGATTGCCACCATCATAAGCACCAATGACATTCGCACTCGTTCACATTATGATCCTTCAGATGTCTTGTGTGATCATTatatgacaaattttttgtccgTGATGTACATGTTTTCCGAGAAAATCGACTTGTCCAAAATTATCGTAGATTATCCGTTTTTACCGAGTTCGCTTATAAATATTTCCAAGGAGACTCGTCTCAAAATGGACGAATCAGGAGCAGTCGCTTTTGCTAGCCAATTCG cAGATCGTCCAGATGAATATCATTTCTCTACAGTCTGCTTCTTCCTGACAATTGCAGCACAGAGGCTCGTTATTCCTCCATTGATGAATCAAATAAGTGAATACTCTCGACACCTTAAGGAGCTCAAGCATAAGATCAATGCGCTCAAAGAAAAACTAAATACTGTGTCAGGATTCGAGAGAGCTGAGGTGGAAAAGAAGTTGAACTATGAGACTGAACACTGGAAGCTCATGTCTCGTCATCTTTTATGTGTTAAGACACAAGCTCAAGATCCTGCATTAATGGCATCTTCTATGGATTTTGTCGATAAGCAGatgaaattcattttgaatttgctTTGTGATAACTTGGATTTGCTCGGAGACGACAGTCAACTTCCAACTGAAGTATCACAAATGTTTTGTGCGCTCCCAGAATATTTTCTAGAGGATGCTCTCGATTTTTACATATTCGCTATTTCCAATGGAATGAAACTGCTCATGGAGAGAAATGCGGATTGGATTTCCCGTCTGACGGTCCTTTTCACACAATATCACTACATCAAAAGCCCATTTCTCGTTTCCAAACTGGTGAGAGTGCTGTCTTCTATTCAACCTCCATTATGGTTCAACGTGGTCAGACTTCGAATGGCacaagaaaatttattgatgtGCATGATAAAGTTCTACTCGGATTTCGAAGACAATGGTGACTTTTATGAAAAGTTTAACGTTCGTGGAAATATCCAGTAcatgttggaaaaaatggaggaAGATATGTTCTACAAAGGAAAGTTTATGGACATGGCAAGAGAATGCGGAGCAGAGTTCATTCGGTTTGTCAATATGGTGATTAACGATGCAACATGGTGTATAGATGAGAGCTTGTCTGGTTTGAAGAGTATCCATGATGTTGAGAAAAAGATGGCGAA caaagtCGAATGGGACAACACAGATCAAGAAATCCGTAATCAGGATCTCGGCGTGTACGAGGAGGCAAAACGTAAAGTGAAGGGATGGCTTGGAACAGCCAAAAGTAATCTTAAATTGCTACTATCGATTACCGTAAACTCACCCGAACCTTTCCGTACTCCGGTTCTCGGCGAAAGACTTGCTGCAATGTTGAATCACAATTTATCGCAACTCATTGGTAGCAAGGCCTCCGAGTTGAAAGTCAAGGATCCAAGAAGTTATGGATGGGAACCACGGGAGTTTGTATCGTTGCTGATCTCAATCTATTTAAAGCTGAATATGCCTGCATTTGTTAAATACATAGCATACGACGAG cgtACCTACAGTCCTGAATTCTTCCATAATGCGATTGAATGCATGAGAAAGAATAGTATTGTTGGATTCAGTCAACTCGAAAGTTTCGAACATTTGGCCGAAGATGTTAAAAAAGAGTATGAGGCAAAAGCTGAGCTTGAAGAAGAGTATGATGATGTACCAGAAGAGTTCAAGGATCCTATTATGGATGCAATTATGGTTGATCCTGTCAAATTGCCATCAGGACACGTGATGGATCGTGCAGTCATCGAGAGGCATCTTCTCAGTACACCCAATAATCCGTTTAATCGTGCTCCCTTGTCGCACAATGAGCTTTCTCCCGATTCTGAGTTGAAGGCAAAGATTCAGGAATGGATTTGCcagaaaagaaattcaaagaaataa
- the ufd-2 gene encoding Ubiquitin conjugation factor E4 ufd-2 (Confirmed by transcript evidence), producing the protein MIEDEKAGLQPMDISDASVADVESKDFLTSLFDCEGKSDDRMLRYADAIIDVQNLNFDVSPQCLQSNIAEIITKFVLLSQDGSRRGLSRSFNFIDPDIIAGCREEDAIEFLLINFVRCHHELGKSGTSNCYKKTLESTRKAVFSVFVMIQRGYLESQLRSQHASLVFTKRLLEDTVSNVFLRTLVEYLASTDECDEDAITETFNPIFGILRSGIICQRFEDNKDEIVRQILRVMNLLLSIRLPSNGPRPLSNLLVNREDFLPTPSEKIQGREFGLMSFLGPFFSYGLESSARRPNHRVFVDCEEDARKYDGSVNTEQKLYFQRMDPIRTMLHQLMLPLASDQGSRNKTLRWIATIISTNDIRTRSHYDPSDVLCDHYMTNFLSVMYMFSEKIDLSKIIVDYPFLPSSLINISKETRLKMDESGAVAFASQFDRPDEYHFSTVCFFLTIAAQRLVIPPLMNQISEYSRHLKELKHKINALKEKLNTVSGFERAEVEKKLNYETEHWKLMSRHLLCVKTQAQDPALMASSMDFVDKQMKFILNLLCDNLDLLGDDSQLPTEVSQMFCALPEYFLEDALDFYIFAISNGMKLLMERNADWISRLTVLFTQYHYIKSPFLVSKLVRVLSSIQPPLWFNVVRLRMAQENLLMCMIKFYSDFEDNGDFYEKFNVRGNIQYMLEKMEEDMFYKGKFMDMARECGAEFIRFVNMVINDATWCIDESLSGLKSIHDVEKKMANKVEWDNTDQEIRNQDLGVYEEAKRKVKGWLGTAKSNLKLLLSITVNSPEPFRTPVLGERLAAMLNHNLSQLIGSKASELKVKDPRSYGWEPREFVSLLISIYLKLNMPAFVKYIAYDERTYSPEFFHNAIECMRKNSIVGFSQLESFEHLAEDVKKEYEAKAELEEEYDDVPEEFKDPIMDAIMVDPVKLPSGHVMDRAVIERHLLSTPNNPFNRAPLSHNELSPDSELKAKIQEWICQKRNSKK; encoded by the exons ATGATTGAAGACGAGAAAGCAGGCTTGCAGCCGATGGACATAAGTGATGCTTCTGTG GCAGATGTTGAAAGCAAAGACTTCCTCACAAGTCTCTTTGACTGTGAAGGTAAATCAGATGACAGAATGCTTCGTTACGCCGATGCGATAATCGATgttcaaaatctgaattttgatGTTTCTCCTCAGTGTCTGCAATCGAACATTGCCGAAATAATCACAAAGTTTGTACTTTTATCTCAAGATGGATCAAGAAGGGGGCTGTCAAGATCGTTCAATTTCATCGACCCTGATATCATTGCTGGATGTCGTGAAGAAGACGCCATCGAGTTTCTCTTAATCAATTTTGTTCGTTGCCATCATGAGCTTGGAAAG agcggTACTTCAAATTGCTACAAGAAAACTCTCGAATCTACCAGGAAAGcagttttctcagtttttgtgATGATACAGAGAGGCTACTTGGAGAGCCAACTTCGCAGCCAACATGCTAGTTTGGTGTTCACAAAAAGACTTCTGGAGGATACGGtgtcaaatgtttttctaagAACATTGGTTGAATACCTTGCAAGTACAGATGAATGCGATGAAGACGCTATTACAGAAACATTTAATCCAATTTTCGGGATTTTGCGGAGCGGAATTATTTGTCAACGCTTTGAAGACAATAAGGACGAAATTGTTCGTCAGATCCTTCGTGTGATGAACTTGCTTCTCAGTATCAGACTCCCTTCAAACGGACCTCGCCCACTGAGTAACCTACTTGTTAATCGAGAAGATTTTCTCCCAACGCCGTCCGAAAAAATACAAGGACGCGAGTTTGGTTTAATGTCCTTCCTAGGACCGTTCTTTTCGTACGGCCTCGAATCATCAGCAAGGCGTCCAAATCATCGAGTTTTTGTGGATTGTGAAGAAGATGCAAGAAAATATGATGGATCAGTCAACACTGAGCAGAAACTGTATTTCCAAAGAATGGATCCAATTCGAACTATGCTTCATCAATTGATGCTTCCGCTTGCTTCGGATCAAGGAAGTCGCAACAAAACTCTAAGATGGATTGCCACCATCATAAGCACCAATGACATTCGCACTCGTTCACATTATGATCCTTCAGATGTCTTGTGTGATCATTatatgacaaattttttgtccgTGATGTACATGTTTTCCGAGAAAATCGACTTGTCCAAAATTATCGTAGATTATCCGTTTTTACCGAGTTCGCTTATAAATATTTCCAAGGAGACTCGTCTCAAAATGGACGAATCAGGAGCAGTCGCTTTTGCTAGCCAATTCG ATCGTCCAGATGAATATCATTTCTCTACAGTCTGCTTCTTCCTGACAATTGCAGCACAGAGGCTCGTTATTCCTCCATTGATGAATCAAATAAGTGAATACTCTCGACACCTTAAGGAGCTCAAGCATAAGATCAATGCGCTCAAAGAAAAACTAAATACTGTGTCAGGATTCGAGAGAGCTGAGGTGGAAAAGAAGTTGAACTATGAGACTGAACACTGGAAGCTCATGTCTCGTCATCTTTTATGTGTTAAGACACAAGCTCAAGATCCTGCATTAATGGCATCTTCTATGGATTTTGTCGATAAGCAGatgaaattcattttgaatttgctTTGTGATAACTTGGATTTGCTCGGAGACGACAGTCAACTTCCAACTGAAGTATCACAAATGTTTTGTGCGCTCCCAGAATATTTTCTAGAGGATGCTCTCGATTTTTACATATTCGCTATTTCCAATGGAATGAAACTGCTCATGGAGAGAAATGCGGATTGGATTTCCCGTCTGACGGTCCTTTTCACACAATATCACTACATCAAAAGCCCATTTCTCGTTTCCAAACTGGTGAGAGTGCTGTCTTCTATTCAACCTCCATTATGGTTCAACGTGGTCAGACTTCGAATGGCacaagaaaatttattgatgtGCATGATAAAGTTCTACTCGGATTTCGAAGACAATGGTGACTTTTATGAAAAGTTTAACGTTCGTGGAAATATCCAGTAcatgttggaaaaaatggaggaAGATATGTTCTACAAAGGAAAGTTTATGGACATGGCAAGAGAATGCGGAGCAGAGTTCATTCGGTTTGTCAATATGGTGATTAACGATGCAACATGGTGTATAGATGAGAGCTTGTCTGGTTTGAAGAGTATCCATGATGTTGAGAAAAAGATGGCGAA caaagtCGAATGGGACAACACAGATCAAGAAATCCGTAATCAGGATCTCGGCGTGTACGAGGAGGCAAAACGTAAAGTGAAGGGATGGCTTGGAACAGCCAAAAGTAATCTTAAATTGCTACTATCGATTACCGTAAACTCACCCGAACCTTTCCGTACTCCGGTTCTCGGCGAAAGACTTGCTGCAATGTTGAATCACAATTTATCGCAACTCATTGGTAGCAAGGCCTCCGAGTTGAAAGTCAAGGATCCAAGAAGTTATGGATGGGAACCACGGGAGTTTGTATCGTTGCTGATCTCAATCTATTTAAAGCTGAATATGCCTGCATTTGTTAAATACATAGCATACGACGAG cgtACCTACAGTCCTGAATTCTTCCATAATGCGATTGAATGCATGAGAAAGAATAGTATTGTTGGATTCAGTCAACTCGAAAGTTTCGAACATTTGGCCGAAGATGTTAAAAAAGAGTATGAGGCAAAAGCTGAGCTTGAAGAAGAGTATGATGATGTACCAGAAGAGTTCAAGGATCCTATTATGGATGCAATTATGGTTGATCCTGTCAAATTGCCATCAGGACACGTGATGGATCGTGCAGTCATCGAGAGGCATCTTCTCAGTACACCCAATAATCCGTTTAATCGTGCTCCCTTGTCGCACAATGAGCTTTCTCCCGATTCTGAGTTGAAGGCAAAGATTCAGGAATGGATTTGCcagaaaagaaattcaaagaaataa